A region from the Plutella xylostella chromosome 8, ilPluXylo3.1, whole genome shotgun sequence genome encodes:
- the LOC105398416 gene encoding hairy/enhancer-of-split related with YRPW motif protein 1, giving the protein MPCSEDDDSQTGFMSESGQGLSKAELRKTNKPIMEKKRRARINNCLNELKDLLLDAMDKDPARHSKLEKADILELTVKHLQTLQRQQLAAAIASDPTVLHRFKSGFGDCAVEVKKYLSRLASVPTGLRHRLGNHLTSCINGIEHLNPPHDYPQMVPDPLRLEDERPSAFRFVKNLKTQSPPLSPLSCGSTCDSSTEMETPPRPVQTFPFPTPPSRSASDQESSPETQKPTVSSTTISPETLRQEAAKKKYMEPLSIVIDVENYKIGIDASPKRAVDYSIRQKLKRSVVENSGPAQKLLRIDPLPERISVPKSIAQIIPERLTRSPEKTSAFEIRLPERSGLLYYPERRLTMPESIPSVSEKPVLLANPRDYSVPRTVISHTAASLAQSSVTNEEAKVKEREADTSSRSPEQGPSSDVWRPW; this is encoded by the exons ACGAACAAACCGATAATGGAGAAgaagcggcgcgcgcgcatcAACAACTGCCTCAACGAGCTCAAGGACCTGCTGCTCGACGCCATGGACAAGGAC CCAGCTCGGCACTCCAAGCTAGAGAAGGCTGACATCCTCGAGCTCACCGTCAAGCATCTGCAGACCCTACAGCGTCAGCAGCTCGCAGCCGCCATCGCCTCAGACCCCACCGTCCTCCATCGCTTCAAGTCTGGCTTCGGAGACTGCGCGGTGGAAGTCAAGAAGTATCTCAGCAGACTGGCCAGCGTACCAACCGGCCTTCGACACAGACTAGGCAACCAtctgacgtcatgcatcaacGGAATTGAACACCTCAACCCGCCGCATGATTACCCGCAAATGGTACCAGATCCTTTGAGGTTAGAAGATGAGAGACCTAGTGCGTTTAGATTTGTCAAGAACCTCAAGACGCAAAGTCCACCCCTCAGTCCGCTGTCCTGTGGGTCCACCTGTGACTCGTCCACCGAGATGGAGACGCCTCCGAGACCCGTGCAGACGTTCCCCTTCCCCACTCCCCCTAGCAGATCAGCCTCAGACCAAGAGTCCAGCCCAGAAACGCAGAAACCTACCGTCTCCTCAACGACCATATCACCAGAAACGCTAAGACAGGAAGCGGCGAAGAAAAAGTATATGGAACCGCTGTCGATAGTGATAGACGTGGAGAACTACAAGATTGGCATAGATGCGTCCCCGAAAAGGGCCGTCGATTACTCCATACGGCAGAAGCTGAAAAGATCTGTGGTTGAGAACTCTGGACCGGCTCAGAAACTTTTAAGAATAGACCCGTTACCGGAACGGATATCCGTACCGAAATCTATAGCCCAGATCATTCCAGAACGGTTAACCAGGTCCCCGGAAAAGACTTCCGCCTTCGAAATCAGATTACCGGAACGGTCCGGATTACTCTACTATCCGGAACGGAGGTTAACCATGCCCGAAAGCATACCCTCTGTTAGTGAAAAGCCGGTTCTTCTGGCTAACCCTAGAGATTATTCCGTTCCAAGGACGGTTATTAGTCATACGGCGGCGTCATTGGCTCAATCAAGTGTGACTAATGAGGAGGCGAAGGTCAAGGAGAGGGAGGCCGACACTAGTTCAAGGTCACCGGAGCAAGGCCCCAGCTCTGACGTCTGGCGACCTTGGTGa